A single region of the Deinococcus radiodurans R1 = ATCC 13939 = DSM 20539 genome encodes:
- a CDS encoding DUF3616 domain-containing protein gives MPKPPKLALCALPLMLSLMMAGCGQPLPSSPAKPEHSAASPAPQARTRVGQLYELQFRRDGQGGPVTSSISVPGQLSAQATRLVDNQLAFSYVSSGTLHQDGQWFVRVTYHVTNTSAQTITNLGLVPLDTDAVAGATPTISPTVGATYFKDVKHFDGSDAADQAASLVPGQARDASGQVDTAATPYQPIDTAGQTIALPAGLQLGRGGLSPSGWQTSGVLAPGASTDVTFATQMPATSGTTDPFFYTVVFTAVGSVDVPVTLTPTPGANSKVKLPASSPAYVSGTLGDPTDPASVQGLTFTVADSDADAAGLTVTATSSNPSVGAATLSGSGKTRLLKISPRQTGYADITVTVADGDRASASYVVHYAASQAAGTTSSTRFFSGASNASSAQEVGDGYMVVADDEFNVLSLYPQATSSAPVAQFDFSSLMNLTDTANPEMDLEASARLGNRIFWMGSQSNSKSGKARPNRNRVFATDLQGSGAAATLNFVGSYDHLRDDLLAWDRANGNALGLGASAASGVIPEADGGVGYNIEGLAFKPGSSVAYLGFRAPLEPSGTRNAALIVPVTNFTELVTGTARTATFGAPVQLDLGGRGIRELKCNDQGCLILAGPASGGSSFALYSWNGQSNGAAHLRNDLQALATSMDGSLESIVTMPAGNPDSDALTGQPVQVLTDNGDSVYYGDGKIAKDLVAPAQDWQKFRAETVIVGALPAQTCTVSNLSVTPDNSTLPVGGTQTFKAIYTTSPPNCAVNVSWSSSDPSKLTVDERGVARAEAAGTVTLTATVTPGSGAPVSASTGVTVSAPVTSLPNVAVYRVGDGSAKLTSAATPVFVDIINPNDGSLVRTLSLPTSTSGSNRPLLASGTASSEGMLTRSADAHYLVLTGYAASVGLANVKASDSATTPRVIGRLDSAGTVDTTTTLPDAYSGDNIRSAASTDGRSFYVTGGNSGVRLYALGASSGLSISSAASNLRQLGIFGDQLYVSSGSGNGTKGLLSVGNGLPTTGNQTVSRLPGLSDSVTGDSYGFFWADLDGLPGADTLYIADATSGLQKFSLQNGTWVASGVASGSYIGLAGVQQGNTVTLLATNAGSLVKLTDTSGFLKSLSGTPTLLSPAKANTALRGVALAPLP, from the coding sequence ATGCCCAAACCCCCGAAGCTCGCCCTGTGTGCCCTGCCCCTGATGCTCAGCCTGATGATGGCCGGCTGCGGACAACCACTGCCCAGCTCGCCGGCCAAACCGGAACATTCAGCGGCCAGTCCGGCTCCCCAGGCCAGAACACGGGTGGGGCAACTGTACGAACTTCAATTCCGCCGCGACGGTCAGGGCGGCCCGGTCACGTCCTCGATTTCGGTGCCCGGCCAGTTGAGCGCGCAGGCCACCCGCTTGGTGGACAACCAGCTGGCCTTCAGCTACGTCTCCTCGGGGACGCTGCATCAGGACGGACAGTGGTTCGTTCGCGTGACCTACCACGTCACGAACACGTCGGCCCAGACCATCACCAATCTGGGACTCGTTCCCCTGGATACCGACGCGGTGGCGGGCGCGACGCCAACCATCTCTCCTACGGTCGGCGCGACCTATTTCAAGGACGTCAAGCATTTTGACGGCTCAGACGCCGCGGATCAGGCGGCCTCGCTGGTGCCAGGGCAGGCGCGTGACGCGAGCGGTCAGGTGGACACAGCCGCCACCCCTTATCAGCCCATCGACACCGCCGGACAGACCATCGCCCTCCCGGCGGGCTTGCAACTGGGCAGGGGCGGCCTCTCCCCCAGCGGCTGGCAAACCAGCGGCGTTCTGGCCCCGGGCGCCAGCACCGACGTGACCTTTGCCACGCAGATGCCGGCCACCTCAGGCACGACCGACCCGTTCTTTTACACGGTGGTGTTCACGGCGGTCGGCAGCGTGGACGTGCCGGTGACCCTGACGCCGACGCCCGGCGCCAACTCGAAGGTGAAGTTGCCGGCGAGCAGTCCCGCGTATGTCAGCGGCACTCTCGGCGATCCGACGGATCCAGCCAGTGTCCAGGGCCTGACCTTTACGGTGGCAGACAGCGACGCCGACGCGGCGGGCCTGACGGTGACCGCGACCAGCAGCAACCCCAGCGTCGGGGCGGCCACCCTCAGCGGCAGCGGAAAGACCCGTCTCCTCAAGATCAGCCCCCGGCAGACCGGGTACGCCGATATCACCGTTACCGTTGCCGACGGCGACCGCGCCTCCGCCAGCTACGTGGTGCACTACGCGGCGAGTCAGGCGGCGGGCACAACGTCTAGCACCCGCTTTTTCAGTGGGGCCAGCAACGCTTCGAGCGCTCAGGAAGTCGGCGACGGGTACATGGTGGTGGCCGACGACGAGTTCAATGTGCTGAGTCTTTATCCCCAGGCGACGTCCAGTGCGCCGGTGGCCCAGTTCGACTTCAGTTCCCTGATGAACCTGACCGACACCGCCAACCCCGAGATGGACCTGGAAGCCAGCGCCCGGCTGGGCAACCGGATTTTCTGGATGGGGTCGCAAAGCAACAGCAAGAGCGGTAAGGCGCGTCCCAATCGCAACCGGGTGTTTGCGACCGACCTTCAGGGCTCGGGCGCGGCGGCCACCCTGAACTTCGTGGGGTCTTACGATCATCTACGCGACGATCTGCTCGCCTGGGACCGGGCCAACGGCAACGCCCTGGGACTGGGGGCCAGCGCCGCCAGTGGCGTCATTCCTGAGGCCGACGGCGGCGTGGGGTACAACATCGAAGGTCTGGCCTTCAAACCGGGCAGCAGCGTGGCCTACCTGGGATTCCGAGCGCCGCTGGAACCGTCCGGCACGCGCAACGCTGCGTTGATCGTTCCCGTCACCAACTTCACCGAGCTGGTCACGGGAACGGCCCGCACCGCCACCTTCGGGGCTCCTGTGCAACTCGACCTGGGCGGGCGCGGCATCCGTGAGCTGAAGTGCAACGATCAGGGCTGCCTGATTCTGGCGGGGCCAGCCAGCGGGGGCAGCTCGTTTGCGCTGTACTCGTGGAACGGCCAGAGCAACGGCGCGGCGCATCTGCGCAATGACCTGCAAGCCCTGGCCACCAGCATGGACGGCAGCCTGGAAAGCATCGTTACGATGCCTGCGGGCAACCCCGACAGCGACGCCTTGACCGGGCAGCCGGTGCAGGTGCTGACCGACAATGGCGACAGCGTGTATTACGGTGACGGCAAGATCGCCAAAGACCTGGTCGCCCCGGCGCAGGACTGGCAGAAATTTCGCGCCGAGACCGTGATTGTCGGTGCCCTGCCGGCCCAGACCTGCACCGTCAGCAACCTGAGCGTGACCCCAGACAACTCCACCCTGCCGGTGGGCGGCACCCAGACCTTCAAGGCAATCTACACCACGTCACCGCCCAACTGCGCCGTCAACGTCAGCTGGAGCAGCAGCGACCCAAGCAAGCTGACGGTGGACGAGCGCGGCGTCGCGCGAGCGGAAGCGGCGGGCACGGTGACCCTGACAGCCACGGTCACGCCCGGCAGCGGCGCCCCGGTGAGCGCCAGCACGGGCGTGACCGTCAGCGCTCCCGTGACCAGCCTGCCCAACGTGGCGGTGTACCGCGTCGGGGACGGCAGCGCCAAACTGACGAGCGCCGCCACGCCCGTTTTCGTGGACATCATCAATCCCAACGACGGGTCGCTGGTCCGGACGCTGAGCCTGCCGACCAGCACCAGTGGCAGCAACAGGCCGCTCCTGGCCAGCGGCACCGCCAGCAGTGAAGGGATGCTGACGCGCTCGGCGGACGCTCATTACCTGGTATTGACCGGCTACGCGGCCAGCGTCGGCCTGGCGAATGTCAAGGCGAGCGACAGTGCGACCACACCTCGCGTGATCGGGCGTCTGGACAGTGCCGGCACTGTGGACACCACCACGACCCTTCCCGACGCCTACAGTGGCGACAATATCCGGAGCGCCGCCAGCACAGATGGCCGCAGTTTTTATGTCACTGGCGGCAACAGCGGCGTGCGGCTCTACGCGCTGGGCGCCAGCAGCGGCCTCAGCATCAGCAGCGCCGCGTCCAACCTGCGTCAACTGGGCATCTTCGGCGATCAACTGTACGTGTCGAGTGGCAGTGGCAACGGCACGAAAGGGCTCTTGAGCGTAGGAAATGGCCTGCCCACGACCGGGAACCAGACCGTCAGCCGCCTGCCGGGTCTGTCCGACAGCGTTACCGGCGACAGCTACGGCTTTTTCTGGGCCGATCTGGACGGCCTGCCCGGTGCGGATACCCTGTACATTGCCGACGCCACGAGCGGCCTGCAAAAATTCAGTCTGCAAAACGGAACCTGGGTGGCTTCGGGCGTTGCCAGCGGTAGTTATATCGGGCTGGCTGGCGTGCAGCAGGGCAATACCGTGACGCTGCTGGCCACCAATGCCGGCAGCCTGGTCAAACTGACCGACACTTCCGGCTTTTTGAAGTCCCTGAGCGGCACTCCCACCCTGCTCAGCCCGGCGAAAGCCAATACCGCCCTGCGCGGCGTGGCTCTGGCACCGCTGCCCTGA
- a CDS encoding IS4-like element ISDra1 family transposase, producing MIDAPRVNHHDLSAHMPGMSTPQGKKRRADRTFRDEQLDRGFFIALLVVHLPPGKVLLSLDRTNWEHGETPINFLVLGAVVHGFTLPLIWVPLDQSGNSHTYARMWLVLKLLRAWPAKRWLGLVADREFIGAEWFRFLRRQGIKRAIRIRQTDMLDDMKGKEWFEHVQHGHFHEIGEKVFVFGELMRVVATRSPVGDLVIIATDFSARKTWRLYKQRWSIECTFSSFKKRGFDLERTGMTERSRLQRLFGLVTLAWMFCLRLGVWLSQTWPIPVLKHGRRAVSLVRHGAQHLVDALRWKPQQFMAILEVFIQAFCPPGAAESEVVTY from the coding sequence ATGATTGACGCTCCTCGCGTCAATCATCACGACCTGAGTGCCCATATGCCGGGGATGAGTACCCCGCAGGGCAAAAAGAGACGAGCAGACCGCACCTTCCGGGATGAGCAGCTGGACAGGGGCTTTTTCATCGCTCTGCTTGTCGTCCATCTTCCACCGGGGAAGGTTTTGCTAAGTCTGGACCGCACCAATTGGGAGCACGGGGAAACGCCCATCAACTTTCTGGTGCTTGGAGCCGTGGTTCACGGCTTCACCCTGCCGCTCATCTGGGTGCCTCTCGACCAGTCTGGGAACAGTCACACCTACGCTCGAATGTGGCTGGTGTTGAAGCTCCTTCGGGCCTGGCCAGCGAAACGCTGGCTGGGTCTGGTGGCCGATCGGGAGTTCATCGGCGCGGAATGGTTCCGCTTTCTTCGTCGTCAGGGCATCAAGAGGGCAATTCGTATCCGACAGACCGACATGCTAGACGACATGAAGGGGAAAGAGTGGTTTGAGCACGTCCAGCACGGTCATTTTCACGAGATTGGCGAAAAGGTGTTCGTGTTCGGGGAGTTGATGCGGGTGGTCGCAACGAGGTCACCTGTGGGTGACCTCGTCATCATCGCCACAGATTTCAGTGCTCGGAAGACCTGGAGGCTCTACAAACAGCGCTGGTCGATTGAGTGCACCTTCAGCAGTTTCAAAAAGCGAGGCTTTGACTTAGAGCGAACCGGAATGACGGAAAGGAGCCGTCTACAGCGACTCTTCGGCCTGGTGACATTGGCTTGGATGTTCTGTTTGCGCCTGGGGGTCTGGCTGAGCCAGACCTGGCCCATCCCCGTTCTGAAGCATGGTCGGAGAGCGGTCAGTCTGGTGCGGCACGGTGCTCAGCATCTCGTGGATGCCCTACGGTGGAAACCCCAACAGTTCATGGCGATCCTGGAGGTGTTCATCCAGGCTTTTTGCCCGCCAGGAGCGGCTGAAAGTGAAGTTGTCACCTACTGA
- a CDS encoding transposase: MGLMAILQYVLSAVPLRKTQRNFLTVLLSVFLAVPGRLNVLNLSRYAACSESTIRRWLHRSDPGAIPWGAVHRATVSTAIESGLISPLCVLAIDASFHRKSGQHTAHLGSFWNGCAARTERGIEQSCCALIDVQHRQAFTVDVRQTRTGSEAPSRLEQAADQLDDVLLDLQTVPRLDLAAVVADGNYAKESMVETVTGHGLPFISRFPRNANLKYLYTGEHPRRRGRPKKFDGKVDFSDLQRFDLVSETSTERVWTQVVWSVQWAREVRAVVIQQVGKKGQVTGYAVLFSTAVTMPAHEVIALYRSRFEIELIFRDAKQFLGGQDVQLRSQPGIEAHWNVVLLTLNLCRLEALRAAEGGQNLVFSLEDMKRRAYNALLAQVILSKLDLSARFEELEHLPSSPLNFGLKAA, translated from the coding sequence ATGGGTCTAATGGCTATCCTACAGTACGTTCTCAGCGCGGTCCCGCTGCGCAAGACGCAGCGGAATTTTCTGACCGTGCTGCTTAGCGTATTTCTCGCTGTTCCTGGACGGCTGAACGTCCTGAACCTCTCCCGATATGCGGCCTGCTCAGAGAGTACGATCCGTCGTTGGCTGCACCGAAGTGACCCCGGGGCCATTCCCTGGGGCGCAGTACACCGGGCGACTGTGAGCACGGCGATTGAGAGTGGGCTGATCAGCCCACTGTGCGTTCTGGCCATCGACGCCTCTTTTCACCGCAAATCTGGTCAGCACACCGCACACCTCGGCTCGTTCTGGAATGGCTGTGCCGCACGGACCGAACGTGGGATCGAGCAATCCTGCTGTGCCCTGATTGACGTCCAGCACCGACAGGCATTTACGGTCGATGTCCGTCAGACCCGGACCGGGTCTGAGGCCCCGAGTCGTCTGGAACAGGCCGCTGACCAGCTGGATGACGTGTTGCTTGATCTCCAGACTGTTCCACGGCTTGATCTGGCCGCTGTGGTTGCGGATGGGAACTATGCGAAAGAATCCATGGTGGAGACCGTGACCGGTCACGGTCTCCCATTCATCTCCAGATTTCCTCGCAACGCCAACCTCAAGTATCTCTATACCGGCGAGCATCCCAGACGACGCGGACGGCCAAAAAAGTTCGACGGCAAGGTGGATTTCAGCGACTTGCAGCGCTTTGACCTCGTTTCTGAAACGTCGACCGAGCGGGTGTGGACTCAGGTGGTCTGGAGCGTGCAGTGGGCGCGAGAAGTGCGTGCAGTCGTCATCCAGCAGGTCGGTAAAAAGGGTCAAGTGACGGGTTACGCGGTGCTGTTCAGCACCGCTGTGACGATGCCCGCTCATGAGGTCATTGCGCTGTACCGGAGCCGTTTCGAGATTGAACTGATCTTCCGGGATGCCAAGCAGTTCCTGGGAGGCCAGGATGTGCAATTGCGGTCACAGCCAGGCATTGAGGCGCATTGGAACGTGGTCTTGCTGACCCTGAACCTCTGTCGCCTTGAGGCCCTGCGAGCAGCAGAGGGCGGACAGAATCTGGTGTTCAGTCTCGAAGACATGAAACGCAGGGCGTATAACGCCCTGCTGGCCCAAGTGATTTTGTCCAAGTTGGATCTCTCGGCCCGCTTTGAAGAATTAGAACATCTGCCGTCCAGTCCGCTAAATTTCGGCCTCAAAGCCGCCTAA
- the dhaL gene encoding dihydroxyacetone kinase subunit DhaL, with translation MNSEQTRQFLELYARKIQAADQHLTELDSAIGDADHGSNMERGMTAVVGTLPASGTPSDLLRSAAMTLISKVGGASGPLYGTALLRAATSMAGKDEWTQDDLQEALEAAYQGLLERGKAQPGDKTMLDVWRPALDALPGGVGAAAQAASSAAEATRDLTARKGRASYLGERSAGHVDPGSVSSALLFEALAEALEQRP, from the coding sequence GTGAACAGCGAGCAGACCCGGCAGTTTCTGGAGCTCTATGCCCGCAAGATTCAGGCCGCGGACCAGCACCTGACCGAGCTCGACTCGGCCATAGGAGACGCGGACCACGGCAGCAATATGGAGCGCGGCATGACCGCGGTGGTGGGGACTCTCCCCGCGAGCGGGACCCCCTCTGACCTGCTCCGAAGCGCCGCCATGACCCTGATTTCCAAGGTCGGCGGCGCGAGCGGCCCACTGTACGGCACGGCGCTCTTGCGGGCCGCGACCAGCATGGCCGGCAAAGACGAGTGGACACAGGACGACCTGCAAGAGGCGCTGGAAGCCGCCTATCAGGGGCTGCTTGAACGCGGCAAGGCGCAGCCGGGCGACAAGACGATGCTCGACGTGTGGCGCCCGGCGCTGGACGCCCTGCCCGGTGGGGTGGGGGCCGCCGCGCAGGCGGCGAGCTCAGCGGCGGAAGCCACCCGCGACCTCACGGCGAGAAAGGGCCGGGCCAGTTACCTCGGTGAACGCTCCGCCGGGCACGTCGATCCTGGGTCAGTGAGCAGCGCCCTGCTGTTCGAAGCGCTGGCCGAGGCCCTGGAGCAGCGCCCATGA
- the dhaK gene encoding dihydroxyacetone kinase subunit DhaK, producing MKKIMNATADLVRESCEGFAAAHADLVKPQSDPLFLYRTGDLRGRVALISGGGSGHEPLHAGYIGRGMLTAACPGEVFTSPVPDQMLAAIRHTHGGQGALLIVKNYTGDVMNFELAAELAAAEGIEVASVVIGDDVAVQDSTWTAGRRGVGGTVLLEKIAGAAAEAGAELAEVKQVAQIVMDGVRSMGLALTGATVPAAGKPNFTLADDEIELGIGIHGEPGRERQQLRPADELVDALLDPVTADLDLKRGEEVIALTNGMGGTPLLELYVAHGHVVNHLADRGVKVVRHLVGNYVTSLEMQGLSVTLLRASSEQLRLWDAPVVTPALRWGA from the coding sequence ATGAAAAAGATCATGAACGCCACCGCCGACCTCGTGCGTGAATCATGCGAAGGTTTCGCCGCTGCCCATGCCGATCTGGTCAAGCCTCAGAGCGATCCACTGTTTTTGTACCGGACAGGTGACCTGCGCGGACGGGTCGCTCTGATTTCGGGTGGGGGCAGCGGACACGAACCCCTGCACGCCGGATACATCGGGCGCGGCATGCTGACTGCGGCGTGCCCAGGCGAAGTGTTTACCAGCCCGGTGCCCGACCAGATGCTGGCGGCCATCCGGCACACGCACGGAGGTCAGGGCGCGCTCCTGATCGTCAAGAACTACACCGGCGACGTGATGAATTTCGAACTGGCCGCCGAACTCGCCGCAGCCGAGGGCATCGAGGTGGCGTCGGTGGTCATCGGCGACGACGTGGCCGTGCAGGACAGCACCTGGACCGCCGGGCGCCGTGGGGTGGGCGGCACGGTGCTGCTCGAAAAAATAGCGGGGGCCGCCGCAGAAGCCGGCGCCGAGCTGGCGGAAGTCAAACAGGTGGCGCAGATCGTCATGGACGGCGTCCGGAGTATGGGCCTGGCCCTGACGGGCGCCACCGTGCCCGCCGCAGGCAAACCCAACTTCACGCTGGCAGATGACGAGATCGAGCTGGGCATAGGGATTCACGGTGAACCGGGGCGCGAACGCCAGCAGTTGCGGCCCGCCGACGAACTGGTGGACGCCCTGCTCGACCCGGTCACGGCGGACCTCGACCTGAAGCGCGGTGAGGAAGTCATTGCCCTGACCAACGGCATGGGCGGCACCCCCCTGCTGGAACTGTATGTGGCCCACGGCCACGTGGTGAACCATCTGGCAGACCGGGGCGTGAAGGTCGTCCGACATCTGGTCGGCAACTATGTCACGAGCCTGGAAATGCAGGGCCTGAGTGTTACGCTGCTGCGGGCCAGCTCCGAGCAGTTGCGGCTCTGGGACGCGCCAGTGGTCACGCCTGCGCTGCGGTGGGGCGCGTGA
- a CDS encoding IS630 family transposase (programmed frameshift) produces MWQPNRLTRQQLEERRLAAQPLLNNPEWTTASIAEHFGVKPSTVRVWRVRLSERGSLEATLSSGRPAWLNDAQVAEIIELLQQGPDPERFPDGRWTTERVRDVIGLKFDVWYDHDWIGKLLRRWGFSWQKAEKHAIEQNPEKIDAWLEEELPALKKKVEAGETIVWADEVGFSMKPILGSTWAQTGQTPVIFAKTEWRKLSTIGGITSAGQFFQQTHEGSIKADDVVAYLAHLLRHIAGSVTVVFDNARIHRAKVVQEFLKVNPRLSIVYLPPYTPEFNPIEQVWAYVKRHLLANCCPASVQELKVFLRSAWRKVRYRRLPAKLLGITEEFLT; encoded by the exons GTGTGGCAACCTAATCGGCTTACCCGGCAACAACTCGAAGAACGTCGTCTCGCGGCGCAGCCCCTCCTGAATAATCCCGAGTGGACGACCGCTTCCATTGCTGAGCATTTTGGCGTCAAACCCAGTACTGTGCGCGTTTGGCGAGTTCGCCTCAGCGAAAGAGGGTCGCTTGAAGCGACCCTCTCTTCCGGACGCCCAGCTTGGCTCAATGATGCCCAGGTCGCAGAAATTATTGAGCTTCTCCAACAGGGTCCAGACCCAGAACGTTTTCCCGATGGTCGCTGGACGACAGAGCGCGTCCGTGACGTGATCGGTCTCAAATTCGATGTGTGGTACGACCATGACTGGATCGGCAAGTTACTTCGTCGCTGGGGCTTCTCCTGGCAGAAAGCAGAGAAACACGCGATCGAGCAGAATCCGGAGAAGATCGATGCCTGGCTGGAAGAAGAACTTCCAGCCCTG AAAAAAAAGGTCGAAGCTGGCGAAACGATCGTCTGGGCAGATGAAGTCGGTTTCAGCATGAAACCGATCTTGGGAAGCACCTGGGCTCAAACAGGACAGACCCCAGTGATCTTCGCCAAAACCGAGTGGAGGAAGCTGTCAACGATTGGCGGCATCACTTCAGCAGGACAGTTCTTTCAGCAGACCCATGAAGGCTCCATCAAAGCCGATGACGTCGTCGCTTATTTGGCCCACCTCCTGCGGCATATTGCTGGATCAGTCACCGTGGTATTCGACAACGCCCGAATTCACCGCGCCAAGGTCGTCCAAGAGTTCCTGAAAGTGAACCCGCGGCTCAGCATCGTTTATTTGCCACCGTATACACCTGAGTTCAATCCCATTGAGCAGGTCTGGGCCTATGTCAAACGACATCTGCTGGCGAATTGCTGTCCAGCGAGTGTGCAGGAACTCAAAGTTTTCCTTCGTTCTGCTTGGCGGAAGGTGCGTTATCGCCGCTTACCAGCAAAACTCCTCGGCATCACCGAGGAGTTTCTGACTTAA
- a CDS encoding IS4-like element ISDra7 family transposase, which yields MAILQYVLSAVPLRKTQRNFLTVLLSVFLAVPGQLNALNLSRYAACSESTIRRWLHRSDDGAIPWGALHQATVSTAIESGLISPLCVLAIDASFHRKAGQHTAHLGSFWNGCAARTERGIEQSCCTLIDVQHRQALTVDVRQTLTGSEAPTRLEQTADQLDDVLLDLRTVQQLDLAAVVADGNYAKEPIVETVTGHGLPFISRLPRNANLNDLYTGEHPRRRGRKKKFDGKVDFSDLQRFDLVSARPTERVWTQVVWSVQWAREVRAVVIQQIGKKGQVTGYAVLFSTAVTMPAHEVMALYRSRFEIELIFRDAKQFLGGQDVQLRSQQGIEAHWNVVLLTLNLCRLEALRAAGGGQDLVFSLEDMKRRAYNALLAQVILSNLDLSARFEE from the coding sequence ATGGCCATCCTACAGTACGTTCTCAGCGCGGTCCCGCTGCGCAAGACGCAGCGGAATTTCCTGACCGTGCTGCTCAGCGTTTTTCTCGCTGTTCCTGGACAGCTGAACGCCCTGAATCTCTCCCGGTATGCAGCCTGCTCGGAGAGTACGATTCGTCGTTGGCTGCACCGAAGTGACGATGGGGCCATTCCGTGGGGCGCGTTACACCAGGCGACTGTCAGTACAGCAATCGAGAGTGGGCTGATCAGCCCACTGTGCGTTCTGGCCATCGACGCCTCTTTTCACCGCAAAGCCGGTCAGCACACCGCACACCTCGGCTCGTTCTGGAATGGCTGTGCCGCGCGGACCGAACGCGGAATCGAGCAATCCTGTTGTACCCTCATTGATGTCCAGCACCGGCAGGCCTTGACGGTCGATGTCCGTCAGACCCTGACCGGGTCTGAGGCTCCAACTCGTCTGGAACAGACCGCCGATCAGCTGGATGACGTGCTGCTCGATCTCCGGACTGTTCAACAGCTTGATCTGGCTGCTGTCGTTGCCGACGGGAATTACGCGAAGGAACCCATCGTGGAGACCGTGACGGGTCACGGTCTCCCGTTTATCTCCAGATTGCCTCGCAACGCCAACCTCAACGACCTCTACACCGGTGAGCATCCCAGACGACGGGGGCGAAAGAAGAAGTTCGACGGTAAGGTGGACTTCAGTGACCTGCAGCGCTTCGACCTCGTCTCTGCAAGGCCGACTGAGCGGGTGTGGACGCAGGTGGTCTGGAGCGTGCAGTGGGCGCGGGAAGTGCGCGCAGTCGTCATTCAGCAGATTGGTAAAAAGGGTCAGGTCACCGGCTACGCGGTGCTGTTCAGCACCGCTGTGACCATGCCGGCTCATGAGGTCATGGCGCTGTATCGAAGCCGCTTTGAGATCGAACTGATCTTCCGGGATGCCAAACAGTTCCTGGGGGGCCAGGATGTGCAACTGCGGTCACAGCAGGGCATCGAGGCGCATTGGAACGTGGTGCTGCTGACCCTGAATCTTTGCCGACTGGAGGCCCTGCGAGCGGCAGGTGGCGGGCAGGATCTGGTGTTCAGTCTCGAAGACATGAAACGCAGGGCGTATAACGCCCTGCTGGCCCAGGTCATTTTATCCAATCTGGACCTCTCGGCTCGCTTTGAAGAATGA
- the dhaM gene encoding dihydroxyacetone kinase phosphoryl donor subunit DhaM has translation MSVTLVIVSHSAKLAEGVAEFVGQMNAGQVELEAVGGTDDGLLGTSATRIHAALERATQAGGEALVLMDLGSARLRSELALDLLREEQRVRVALAEAPLVEGAFLAAFEAATGGDLRTVQAAAEEGGALKKMG, from the coding sequence ATGAGCGTGACCCTCGTGATCGTCTCCCACAGCGCCAAGCTCGCCGAGGGCGTCGCAGAGTTCGTCGGGCAGATGAATGCCGGGCAGGTGGAACTTGAAGCAGTAGGCGGCACCGACGACGGCCTGTTGGGCACGAGTGCGACCCGAATTCACGCGGCTCTGGAGCGGGCCACCCAGGCGGGCGGCGAAGCGCTCGTCCTGATGGACCTGGGAAGCGCCCGTCTCAGGTCGGAGCTGGCCCTGGACCTGCTCAGAGAGGAGCAGAGGGTCCGAGTGGCCCTTGCCGAGGCGCCGCTGGTCGAGGGCGCCTTTCTGGCCGCTTTCGAGGCCGCTACAGGCGGCGATCTCCGAACGGTGCAGGCCGCTGCCGAGGAAGGCGGCGCGCTCAAAAAGATGGGCTGA
- a CDS encoding fimbrial biogenesis chaperone, with product MSYLPYLRRLLLGSALAVTGSALAQTFGFAPTVIQINSEQTLNSQTTVYNLGSAPARFTVTPKVWSLQGGQTVLEDTRDIIVNPTEFTIPPGGQQIIRMGLRKKPGADELTYRLQVRQQELPNSDDASVPNVGGTGTSLNLVLSFSLPVYIAPSSAAAKISYAVTRDTGDLLLKMTNAGNRHETYNNFVAERGGRQATLNSWAVLKDSDVTVRLSDLGSATGPLTLSFTNARGEKVHETLALP from the coding sequence ATGTCCTATCTTCCGTATCTGCGCCGGCTGCTGCTGGGAAGCGCGCTCGCTGTGACCGGGAGCGCTCTGGCCCAGACGTTCGGCTTTGCCCCGACCGTCATCCAGATCAATTCTGAACAGACCCTCAACTCGCAGACCACGGTGTACAACCTCGGCAGTGCCCCGGCCCGCTTCACCGTCACGCCCAAGGTGTGGAGTCTGCAAGGCGGTCAGACGGTGCTGGAAGACACCCGCGACATCATCGTGAACCCCACCGAGTTCACCATTCCGCCCGGCGGCCAGCAGATTATCCGCATGGGTCTGCGCAAGAAGCCGGGGGCCGACGAACTGACCTACCGCTTGCAGGTGCGCCAGCAGGAGCTACCGAACAGCGACGACGCGAGCGTGCCCAATGTCGGCGGCACCGGCACCAGCCTGAACTTGGTGCTGTCGTTCTCGCTGCCGGTCTACATTGCGCCCAGCAGCGCGGCGGCCAAAATCAGCTACGCCGTGACCCGTGACACCGGCGACCTGCTGCTGAAGATGACCAACGCCGGCAATCGCCACGAGACGTACAACAATTTCGTGGCCGAGCGCGGCGGGCGGCAGGCGACCCTGAATTCCTGGGCGGTCCTGAAAGACTCGGACGTGACTGTGCGGCTCTCCGACCTGGGATCGGCGACCGGGCCGTTGACCCTGTCGTTTACCAATGCCCGGGGGGAAAAGGTGCATGAAACGCTGGCGCTGCCCTGA